The window aagaACCTGGATGTGCTTGGGCCTGCTCTCTACATGTTTTTCATGGTTATTCAAAACCTGATGAATGCTGGCATTCTTCTGGAAACATGTTATCATGGGCAGCCAAGGGCAGCTCAGTGCCAACCTCCTGGAACTGGTTCtgtgggacaggctgcccagggaagtggtggagtcaccatccctggtgggcatggtgcttagggacatggtttggtggtgaactgggcagtgctggcttaATGATTGGTCGtcatgatcttaaaggtcttttccaacctaaatgactccCTGATTTTATTCTGTAAAGAGCAAAAACTTACTGAAAATGCTGCATGGGATTGCCCAGCTCTTACTGGTTTTAATTAGTACCCACCTTTTTAATCTCTACTGTTAGTTTCTGCCTAGGCTGAAGGCATGGTCTTGTTGAGGAAAGACAAAGATACTTCTTGTTGGAAGCTCCTGCTTGTGTTCTTGAGTTGGATTAGAAGATGGGAATGCCATCTGTGGCATTATGGGACACTGGCActgcctggctgtggctgtAACCCCTTCCTGGTGTGTCATCAGGGCTGAGAGACCCGATGTCAGAGGTGCAGGAGGCAGCActgagctgccccagctcccagaCTAGTCCTTCACACAGCCCTTTCAGCTGACAGGAAAAATGCTGTCCATTGctcttgttttatttgtttaaggGCTGCATGAATTAGGAACAACATTGTTCCTGATTCTTGTTTTCCACACTTTTCTTCTGGAATCTGGTTGTGATAGAAAGGAAGAGACTCTTCCACTCAAAATGAGAAGTTTCTCCAAGAGTTCAGATTCCTGTTGATGTTATGCAACTCTCCACGTAACAGTTTTTCTTTGTGGTTGTTTTAAGTATGCACGTTGCTCTTCCTGTGCAAAAACACTGTGTTCTTACCCTGGACATCTTATATAATCTAGATTAAGACTTGATAAATCTTGAAAAAGTGCTAGGAGGGGAGAGGAGTGGAGTCTTCAATGACTTAAAGTTCttacctttttgtttgtttgtttgtttgtttgttttgtgcagTGAGGTTTCATGAGTCACACTGGGCCGTTGGGAGTTTTTGAAGATGTACATGTTGGTTGAAAACCGCACGAGTTCCCTCCTTCATCTGAAGAGGTCACCTGGCATCCGGTCCTGGTCCCTCTGTGTTGGTAAGACCACAGTGTTCCTCTGTTTGTCTCAGAGCTTGCTTTAAGGGAAGAGGGTCATAGAGCAAATTCCTGAAAGAGCCCCTAACAAGAGGTGCCTGTCTTCCAGGCATTCTTCTTTCAAGAAGAGGAATGATCATGCTTTGAACTCTTCCTTTAGCACAGCCACTAAACGAGTCTGAAGTCTCCTCCTCAGCGCGGTGGTTTCACTGTGACACTGCTCGTTTTTCAGCCTGTCATCTGCAGAACCTCAGGAGCTCCTGAACAGAATTTCAAGGGAGTCCTGAAAGagcaagaacagaaaatcaGATGCCATATAGGCACATAAATGGGAAGCTTCTGAAGGGGCTGCATCCTTAGGtctcagttttcagaaatggaaaactgcTGGGGTTGGATCTCGTGTGTGGTTGGTGGTGAACTCTTAACACTGCTGTGTATGAAATGGGAAGTCATACAGGATGTTCTGAAAGGCATCTTTATAAACACtaatatacagaaaaaataaactacttaGGGCTGTACTGAGAGAGCTGGTGGGGAAAATGTGACATatcctgctttccagctgagTGACACCACGAGGTTGTCATTGCTTTCAGTGATTTTGAGCCAAGATCTTTGCAATTGCAGCCTCTGGGGCACGAGGGACTCTTcatctccttccccctccctgggAGAAAGGAGCTGGCAGcttctgacacaacttcattGCAGAAGTTTTCTTTTGGCTCCACGGGGCACTTAAAGGGACAAATAACGGTGGCAGTGTTTGTGTCAGCAGGCTCCAAGTTGTGCTGTGCTGAGAGGAAGTGTGGTGTAATGGTTACACTGAGTCCCTCTGAGGTTCTGTTCCCAGTTGTGtcacagcatttttatttctgacctCGGCCCATGCACTTTTAGTGCCTTTGCAGAATGCAAGATTTTTTATTCTgggtttggagaaaaaaaaaccctgactttCACACAGTGATTCATGTTGCAATCacatttgtcctttttttgaAAAGTGATGTTTTTCATCAGggaattttagatttttttttgttgttctaaTTCTCCCCTCTTTCCTCCTAGGCATAGCCTCCATAGGTCTGGCTGCTGCTTATTACAGTGCAGGTAATGACCTAtcattttttttgagaattgtttctttcctgttgACCTGTTTTTCATGCTGATGACTCCTGTGGAGCTTCTGTCAGGCCTTACACAGGCAGTGGAGGTACCTGTCCCACTTCATGACACGAATATTAAAACCAATGATAATTGTTGCCTGTATGACTTACTGTGCTTTAATGCTCTGTTTCTTGCTCAGCCTCCCTTTCCATTTGCaagagtatttttaataatgctaTTTAGTCCTGTGTGTGATTTGTAAATGTGATTAGCTGGTCCTCACAGCTCTCCTGGGAAGACACAGAGTGATTATTTGCCCCCATAATGAAATGATTCCTTTGCCTTTGACTGAAGTGCTCTGTTTCTCTGGAAACTGTCAGATCATCACTGGCAGAGATTACTCAGACACCTTCAGAGATCagacagctcctgctgcttcccctctGCAGTAGAGCAGACTGCACCAAATGCCAGCTCTCCTTCCATCTCTGGGATTTATCCTGGAAGCTGCCCTGTCATTCTCCTGCTGCATCCTGTTAACATCcaattttaaaacttaatgGTGTGTAGGAATATGCTGCCAATGTAATCCATGTATTGTTAATGAAAGAGCAAAATACAGTGAAAGCTGCTTAAGCCACCAGCTAAACCAGCCTTGTTTATTTTAAGACATTGCAACAACGTTTTGTGAAACAATCCTGAGCACAGTTCTACTCTAAAAACCTGAGTAAGCAAATTGCTCAGACTGCTGTATGTAAACATTTCCAGGAcgtaaaatgcaaatatttgtttgtcAGGAGGGCCAACTGCTTCCTTTTATGCAGAAACATGTTTGCTTCAGTGAATTTTCATTGTCCCTTACCCTTGTCCTCTGCAGCACAAATATTTGGGGGTTGACAGCGGGTTGGCAGTTTTGTGGATGCCTTTTAAGATGCCTTTGCTTttagagaagagaaagatgcAATGTTACAACCTTGTCAGTAATAACATATGCTTATAATTCTATGTGGTTTGAAGCCCAGTGTGAATGAAGTCTctgaaaaaatgtgaagaatttCTCTATTTTCATCCTGAGAGCTGTAAAACAGCTTGTAGTACAACTAAAGGCAAAAATGTTCCGTCTGAGaaacctttttctccttttattgcCTTTAAAGGGAGCATGCTGCTTTTAGAACTGTCTGAATGacaaagaagggggaaaaaaagctaaatttgtgtattttttgcATTGTTCAGACAGCTTGGCATGGAAGCTCTTCTACATGGCTGGGTGTTTCTTTGTGGCAGCACAGAacctggagcagtgggaggtAAGATGCTGAACTCAGGAAATGAGGTGGTGTGAGTAAGAAGCAGTTGGCAGATACTGGTTCCAGCAGCCCCACACACTTGCTCAGTCCAAACAGACCAGTTATGCCTTTGGTTTTGGGGAAACCCTCTGGGGTTGCTATACTGGGACTAGAATTAGGGCAATAATTCTTTGGCTATTTAAGCATGAGAACGTGAAGCTCCACATGGGTATTTTTAAGGGGAGACTTGCCCCAAAATGTTTTGTGGCCTTGTCTTATATAAAAGAGGATGAATGACCAGCACATTCAGCTGCCACAACATGATTTTGTATTTGCCCTTCCAACTAATGACAGAACATTAAATAGGGGAGCTCTGACCTTCCAGGATGCTCAGCTGTTTTCCTCTGGGACAAGAATGGTGTAAGCTGGTTTATAATCCTGTGGACGTTGATTTGTTGGGAGTAGAACTGAGAGCAATAAGCCATAATACAGGATTGTCACCTTGCTGAGCTGAGTTGTGTTAGAATGTGCAACTCACACACGAGACACCCTCTTTTCATGGACTGTCAGGGGTATTTGGGATCTGGTGTAAGCCTGGAGAGAGCACAGCACTGGAATGCCAAGTGCAGACACcagaagagaaaattacagGAGTTACAAGTTAGTGTTCACATTTGATTCCAGGCAAAGTTTTTAATGACACAAAGAATGTGGCAAGAGGGGCAAAGAACCCAGTTTTAACTCCCTCCTAGAAGTAACACAGGAGATATGGTAAAATCTGTTAAAACCAAGAGCAAGATTGTGATTTTCAGTCTAATAATAAAGGAATGTCTCTAAACTAgcaatgtgtttttctgtgttacCAAGTTATTTTCACAcagaactatttttattttactttgaagcATAGCTATTGGTGGTGTGTTTAAGAAaatcttgattttcttttttgattttacAGGAGGCTGTATTTGATAAGAACAAGGGAACAGTCTGCCTAAAAACATTCAATCTGTACAAAAAAATACTGACCTTGTCCAAAGGAGGCCACGAACAAGGTGAGAAAGCAGCATCTGGTAGAAGAtgtgagcagcagaagaaatggATGTGTGCCCATTTAATGGGTTCTCAGGAGTTCTGTACTCAAATTAAGTTGCATCTCTTGCCAGATCTTCTCTGTTCCCAAGCAGCAGATGTAACAATCTGCCTCTCAGGGCCCAAATGCCTTTTGCATGTGCTGAATGCATCTTGTTAATTATTTAATCCAAGGTAGCTGGGCTTGCACATTGTTTTCCAGAGCAATCTTAGCCATTCCTTTGGGATGTGATGTGCAGGTTGACCTTTCCCTTGGCTCCCCTGCTTGGCAGGTGGGACTGGTGGAATAACTGAAATTTTGCATCCAGAACTTGAGATTCTGTAATTTAATCTGCTTTTGGTAGCAGGCAAACATTTAGATCTATGCAAGCAGAAATGCTGCATCCTGCAGGTCTATAATGTGCAATTAAAGCAGCCTGTTCAGTGGGCTCAGTTTAATGCAGTCCCTGATGTCTTTTGGGCTTCCTGTTGGATTAACAGAACCTGCAGTGTATCAGGAGTTCTGTTGCAAACTAAAGTAGGATCCTCTTCCCTGTCAGAGCTTTTATTCAAAGCAACTCTCAATGTGCTTAGAAAACTGGCAGCATTTGGAATGTCCTTAAGCTGAACTGGTTTTTAAGCCGTTCATTTTGGAGGTGGAAGAGATGTGGAGAGAAGGATGTTTAATGTTTCTGAACTTCTCTTTAGGGTGTGTGTATACACACTGGGGAGCTGAGCACATCTCTTCCTGAGAGgttattttgtaatatttggtaatataaatatttctcttggGTACCGTGAACGTGGGGATGCAGGGGCTCTGAgcagttaaatatttcagtatttgttCAGTCTCAGTACACTCCATACCTGTTTACCTGCTCTGTACAGAAAAATAGTTACAACTGTCATTAAAGTGGGAAACACAGCTAACAAATGCCTGGTCCCCAGTCCCTGGTGGGCTGTAGGTGTTGTTCCTCAGGCCTGTACCAGCTGAGGTGTGCTGCACTCACCCCCTGTACGTGTTTATTTTGCCCGAACGGCTCAGCAGCTGTTTGCTGATGCAGGACTGCCCCGGTTGGGTGGGGTCACAGCAGTGGTGCCCAGGAGCAGAGCCCCTGTCCCCCAGGTCCCTCAGTGCTGAGGGTTTCCATCAATGCTGACACACTGCCCTGTTCTCCACGTGTGTTTGCAGTGGTGGCTCTGCTGAGCGAGATCCGGGACGTGAACGTGGAGGAGGAGACCGTGCGGTACTTTGGGAAGGGTCACCTGGTGGTGCTGCGCTTTGTCACTGGATTCTCACACCCCCTGACCCAGagtgcagtgctgggctgcagaaGGTGCAGTGGGGACTTGTTAAATTGGAATGAGTAAGGTGGGAAATACCAATCACATGGGTCAATAAGTGCTGATTATTGAGACTAAGCTCAGTTTTCAGACTCGCTGGTACGACCTCGTGTTACTCAGTTTGGAAACCTTTTAAACCTTAAAGGTTTTCAGTTGTAGATGTTTGGCTAACACCATCTATCAGGATCATATTTAGATATCTAAGATCCCTTTAGTGCTGCATGTCTGCTGGAGTTACCTTCCTCAGCTGTGCAATGGCAGAGGGGATTAATTCTGTTTTGCAACCATTCAGTGTATTAGTTAACAGGGGATTTGTTTTAAGCATTGATAGTGAGGACCCTTGCAGCAGGAACTGGGGAAAGGATTGATTTGTTCTGATGTGGAACTAATGGCTTGGTGTGGGATGCTGTCAGTCCTGATCTGTATGTCATATAGAGTAGTCCCTCCAAGCAGTTATTCCCAAGATTTAATGTGCTCGTTCTTGTCTTGTCAGCACCACAGTTCCACTAACTCTTccattgtttcttcttttccacaGTGATGTGGAAGCAGTTGCCAAACTCATTACTAGTTTTCTGGAGCTGCACAGAGTAGAAAGCCCCCAAGATTTCTCTCAGAGCAGCGAAACAGAGGCGAGTGATGCAGATGAACCACAGGATAAATACTAATAGTCATCATGAGCTGAAGCAAGCAGAGGCTCTCACACATTTGGAAAACACTCCAATTggtcttcagaaaaagaaatccctcaCAACCTTGGTCTGGGCATTTCTCTACAATTTACAATGAGAGGAATCTGTCTTAATGCACCTCATTTAGTGCTAAACTGCTTCGAGACCCACGTTCCAAGAATTGCTGTTGTAGAGTCCAAAGCAAATTCTATTTCATTTGCTCTTCTGCCTTAATTCCTGCATGTGGACACTGCTGGCTTTTGAACTTTGTCAGCTCACCAAACTCGTCTAGGAATAATTATTTATTGATGGATTGGTATGAAATAATTGCTTTCCCATTAGTGAAGCGGAGGTGCAGATGTAAACAGCCTCCTACTGCAAACATCTGCTGCAGGTACAGTATATGAGGTGCAGAAGAGTTGAATTTGTAACTCCTGACGCAGCATTTTGAGGTTTGTCTTGAAATGTTATGACTGAATATATTGCTAAATCCGTTTTAAGCAGCTTAATATATGCAATTAGGTGATGCAGAGTAGTGGCACTTTTATATTCTCTACTACTGACTTGCCATTAGATACCCATGGGAATTTAAGTCTGAGTACCTGTCTTGGAATTCGGAACACCAGGTTGTTTAACCTGTAACATGGTTTTAACTTCCCTTGGCCTGGCTGAGGAGCCATGAATAGCAAAGGGAAGAATGATCATGCTGATGATTCAATGTCTTTGGGATGTTCTAGATTAACCCTGTTCTGCTTCACTTCTGGGCACAGACTGCCCCAGGACAGAATAACTTTTTCCTAGACCTCAATGTTTACTATTTTAACTGTGTGTTTAGAAAGGAAACAAGGACATCTGTTACTTTAGGTAGGGAAAAGTCTGATGTCAAACAACATGGTAGCCTAGAGTTGTTCAGTATTTCCTCACTTGAAATACCGAAGTgctaaataataatttttttaagatagcTGGGGTAGATTCCATGTTTGACTTGTACCATGTTTTACTCCAGGTGTGTGGTGTCCTCTGTTCTGACCAATGACTTCACAAATAGTTTAAATATTAACTTTTCAAGGTATTTTTTGAAGTAAAAGCTACCTCTCTAATTCAACATATTCTGTCTAGAAGTAAAACTCCATCGTGTCTACATCAATATGTCAGTACAAGAACAAAATTGTAAAGAGCTGAAAGGTCCTTCAACATGCTTGTACTGAAGTTCCCTAGGTTTTATTTAGGAATCTTATGGTCTTAAGACCTGAATTAGAAAATACTTACACAGTTACTTCTAGGAAATGTGAACAGGGTACAAGGTAACTGTTGTCTGCTTTTGGTTGGCCAGCAGCAAATGTC is drawn from Chiroxiphia lanceolata isolate bChiLan1 chromosome 19, bChiLan1.pri, whole genome shotgun sequence and contains these coding sequences:
- the LOC116796205 gene encoding cytochrome b-245 chaperone 1 isoform X1, with product MYMLVENRTSSLLHLKRSPGIRSWSLCVGIASIGLAAAYYSADSLAWKLFYMAGCFFVAAQNLEQWEEAVFDKNKGTVCLKTFNLYKKILTLSKGGHEQVVALLSEIRDVNVEEETVRYFGKGHLVVLRFVTGFSHPLTQSAVLGCRSDVEAVAKLITSFLELHRVESPQDFSQSSETETEKIQPRIWNCSLLWKD
- the LOC116796205 gene encoding cytochrome b-245 chaperone 1 isoform X2; the protein is MYMLVENRTSSLLHLKRSPGIRSWSLCVGIASIGLAAAYYSADSLAWKLFYMAGCFFVAAQNLEQWEEAVFDKNKGTVCLKTFNLYKKILTLSKGGHEQVVALLSEIRDVNVEEETVRYFGKGHLVVLRFVTGFSHPLTQSAVLGCRSDVEAVAKLITSFLELHRVESPQDFSQSSETEASDADEPQDKY